GGCTTGCTGCAGTAAAAACCTCATTGCACGCTATTACAATGGTAAAGGGCATACCCATCCCGCCAACTTCGGCTTCTTCCATTATGCCAACAAAACCGGCTTCATTAAATTTTTTCAAAGGAGCTTTAAGTATTTCTGGGATAATAACCCTTTTATTTTGTGGATCATATCTAACACCAATTTTGTCAGCTTCCCTGTTTACAGTATACACTTCTTCTACTGCAATTCTGAAAGCTTAATCAATGGTTGCTTCATATATGTCCTTATCATGATCAGCAAACTTTGGAATTTTTTTTAATTCATCCAATTTTAACATTTCAAAGAGTACAAAATGCACATCTCTTTGATCTACCAGTTGGTTCCGCATTGTTACTGATACTACTATTAAATACATCCAATATTTTTATTGTTAGAATTATTAAATATGTTAAGTATAACAATAATAATAACATACATATACATGTCATACTGATTTGTCAATGTATATATTATATGTTAATATAATTTTGTATATTAAAAAGATAATAATGTACCTATGAAATAATAAAGTATGCAACGTGTAATTAGTTAATGTGAGCATAGTACTTATTAGTTACAAACAAAAATTTTTTAGATTTTAATAAACAAATACAATTTTTTAATACCCAAAGTTTGTATGGTTTTATATTTATTACTAATTATACATCAGTGTGGCAAATCTTCTTTTTAAGTAATAGCAGAATAAATAACCAGCATATAATAACCATAACTGAAATAACCCATAGCTTATATGCCATAGTTATACCACCAATTCCAAGCAGAGGAATAAACATGCTGGTAATTATGCCTCCTCCCATGAAAGGTTCGTGCAAAAGTTGTTTATACGCAAACGCTTCCAATGCAGGAGTTTTATAATCAGGGTCGACAATTCTAAGCAGCATAAGCCCCGTAGCTGTCACACCCATGGATTGGCCCAGTTCTGCAATGGCGCGTTCAAACCAGCTATCCGGCAGTAAATTTTTTGCCAACACCAGAAGACAGAAGATATTCCACAGTATACCACCTGCAACCATTATTAAAAAAGGGACTATCCCCTGTATAACAATTACCACCTGAATCATTGTGACAGCACTTACTATGAGAATATCCAGTGCAACATTTTGAATTCTTCGCACAAGGCCAATGTCAATAGTGTCGTGTTTATCAAAGTGTTGGGCAAAAAGTTGCACTACAAGTCCACCAATCATGCACAGAGGAAAAAGTGGAAAGCTTTTTATAATAGTAATGAGTGTGGTATAAGTTGAATGTGAAAGAAATGGAAAAAATAACAATGCACAGTGTACAAGCAGTTCCTTAATACCATATCCTATAGCAACAGCAATTCCAACGATTGCTACATGGTATGACATGGCATCAAGTGAATCGGTGTGAATAGATAAATATCCCGCTACAGGCCTCTGGTCAATAGGGATTATACCTATGGTTTCATCTTCGGGGATATTTTCAATCTGTAAAGAACGGTGCGTGTAGCCCTTACGGTGTGCCCAATTAATAAGCACTATACCACAAATAACAGCACTTATAATCCCAACTGTTGCACTTGCCAGTGCAAAGTCTTTGCCCTGTGGCCATTGCATTGCTTCAAATGTTGGTGCAAGTCCACTTGCCGTGCCATGCCCACCTTCAAATCCTATCTCTATGACCGCACCAAACATAGCTGGCAGGTTCCACATCTTGCTTATGATAAAAATAAAAAGCCCAAGGCCAACCATGTATTGTCCCCATGCTACAATTTGCCCATACGACAACTGTGGTATAGATTTTTTTATCACTGTAGAAAATGATGGGAGCTTGACGCCTAAAAACAGGCAGGCAAATACAATATTAATAAGAAAAGCAGGTAACACAACAAGCCCTGTAAAAAAGCTTTCAAATGAAGTGATAGAGCATGCAGTAAGGGTTTGGTATAGTGTAAGTCCCACGATGCCGCCAATTAATGGTGAGGGAAGATACAACTTTTGAAACAGTGGTATGTGCAACCGCAGATAGTGTCCCACATACAATAATATACTAATGGTAATAAACGGTAGCAGTAAGGACATATATACCTTCTTTTGGATGATATAGTATAATTGACGCATATTCCTTTTAAAGAAACCAGAGGTCAAGACAAAATATGTGGGTACATGTATTTATGTGTATTTTTATTTTTGCGATAGTTACCATAGAATAGTTGTACAGTATGGAGCACTGTGCAGGCACACATCAATTATCGGTAACTATCGCCAAAAAAATTTTTTGCGATAATTATGCGAGGGGATCACCTTTGCAGAGCATCATCTGCGCCTGTGGTGAGTACATGCAACCAATGGGCTTTTTGCCATCCATTCCTAAATCGCGAAGATTTTGTGCCATGATGTGGTTGCTTTTTGCATTGACACTGCATTTGCCAGAGAATCCGTATGCAATTGTGAAACGTGTATCAACGACGGTAAGAGTTCTTAATGGTGTTCCCTTATGTGTTGTATGTGAAATAAACGAAGCATTTTTCAGCTTTGGCGTTGAGAGGAATCCGATATTTCCAGCTAATGTGACCAGAGGTTCGTTAATGTCGGGATCATACACAATTCCCTTAAAATATCGGTTGAGCAATGTAAAGTCAATCCGTGTGACAAACTTTGGATAATTCCACACTTCTTTACCTGCAAGGTAAGCAATCTGGGTGGTTACAGGGAGGTTGATTACATATGCGCCCACTTTCCATTTTTTTGCATCCTGCAAAATATGGATTGGTACTAAGGGTGGCTGCTTTTTGTTTTTTGGGTAACATAAAATGGAAAGTCCCACTTCATTATAAGGTCCTATGGCAGTATCGCGGTATTCAAAAAAATTCAACAGGGTTATGGCCTTACCAAAAAATGTGCAGGGTAAAAATGCAGTATCTTCTAATTTCTTTTTGGCTGCCGTATAATTCACAAGAAATATAAAATGTGCATATCCGTAGTCGTAGTAATAAATTGGCAGCTCTACAGTACCTTTTGTCATTTTAAATGTTTCAGTTGGAATAGTAAAAAATTGTTCCCGGGATAACGTCTTCATGCAAACCTCCTTTAGTTATTCAGTTTATAGTTTTATATCAGTTGTGTATTGATGTTCAATTATTGCGTAACGGTTAATCTGATTTGTGCCTTCATAGATCTGTGTTAAGCGTGCATCACGCAATGATTTTTCAACGCTATGAGCGTGTAATACACCTGCGTCTCCCATTAGTGCCATTGCCTGCTGACAAATTTCAACTGCCATATCGGATGCATATACCTTGGCAATTGATGAAAGTGATTGTACCGCCTTAAAATGGGCACAACTGCGCCAAATAGTCATGCGTACAGATTGTAGCTTTATAAGCATATCTGCAAGCTCATACTGCACTTGCTTGAATTCAATAAGCTTTTTACCCATATAATAGTTGTGGTTGCAATAGTGTAATGCTTTTTCAAACGCCCCGCGAGCATGTCCAAGTGCCATTGCGGCAACAACAGGGCGTGAGTAATTCAGTACATTTTGATTGAGTGCCCAACCGCCCTTTAGTTTGCCAACAATATTTCCTTTTGGAACAAATACATTGTCAAAGATTAATTCACTGGCATCGGCTGCCCTCTGTCCCATCTTCTTTTCGCGCCTGCCAATGCTAAATCCTTTCATTCCTTTTTTTACTAAAAAACATGTCCATGAGTCTATTTTTTCACCTTTAATTTTTGCAAATACCGTGACCTGGTCTGCAATAGCACCATCGGAAATAAAAACCTTTGTGCCGTTAAGTAAATACCCTCCTTTGACTGGCGTTGCAGTAACCTGAATACGTGCATCCTGTGCACCTATACTGTCTTCAACATCACTACCAGCTTCAGGTTCGGTGATTGCAAATGCCATTGTTGTGGGGATGCCACACCATGTTCCTTTAATATACATTGGTAGAAGAAATTTTATCCATGTTGGCAAATGTCCGCTTAACAGTAGTGGCGCAACACCTAAATGGTGTGCCAGAAGTAACAATGCCAGGCCTCCACATTCCGTTGCAAATTCTTCGGCAATCACAGCTACCTGTAGGGTGGTGCTTTTGAGGTATGGAAACAATGCTGCGCTTCCAAGAGGAAATGGCAGTATAATAGTCTGAAATCCCCAGCGGGTTGCTTCTTTAATCAGTGGTTGAGGGTCAAATGAGTATGGGTCTTGATCCACATGTAAGGCAAGTGGACGTAAGTATAGTTGTGAGAATGTAAGGGCTTTTTTTCTTAATTTGCGCACCTTTCTATTAAGGAGCATAGAATCATATTCCCATAGGCTTGTGTATTTACTGTCTACAAGGAGCTTGCCAAAAAATGCTAACTTTTCTTTTGAGTATCGCAATGACAGCATGGTATTGGTGTACATGCTATTCCTCCATTTCCATTTGTGCAATAAATTGCCGCATAAAAAATGGTGAGCCGCCAATTGTCTGCAATGTGGTACAATCTCTGAATTTTTTTTCAATACCAAAGTCTTCCATGTAGCCGTAACCGCCAAATACTTGCAGGCAGTTGGTAACTGCTTGTGTGCACAGAGTGGTTACTGTAAGCTTGCTTACAGCAGCATGGTGTAATAGTGATGAGCTATCGCACATATCAAAATTAAATAACATCTTTTGTGCTGTATTGATATACGCGAAGGCAGTTCCTAACAGCATTTGCACCGACTCAATATGCTTAATTATTCCTCCACGCTGGTAGCGCTGGTTTGCATATTGTAAAGTTTTATCGTAAGCACTTGTGGCTATACCTAGGGCGATAGCTGCGATACCAAGCCACAAACAGGCTATGAAAAACATCATTCTACTGACATCAATAACAAATGATTGCGTGGGCAACGAGTTAAAACGCGCAGAATACATCATGCCACGCAAACCGTGTGTGTTGTGTGGTTGCAACAGTACAGAATCAAGAGTTTCAAAGTAGCATATATGCCATGTATTGTTGTGAGGGATGCACACGATAGCATAACAAGGGTCATGCCCATAACCTAGCGTCTGTAGTATGCAATGATTATTTTCATAACTGTATGAGCTATGGTAGCTTGACGGATGTGTAAGTGTTGAATAGTATGGTGGAAAAATATCAGTGTAAAGTGCAAGGAATGGGAACAAAAAATTATTGCTAACATTGTTGTGAATTAGTATGTGAGTTGATATTCCCTGTATATGTGCTAAGAATGCAAACGATGCACATACAGTTGCTAAAGTTTTAAGCATTGTGAGTGTGTTATGGATACCCATAGCAGACGCATGTGAGTAAGTTCCCCACACACCGTATTCATATCCAGGTGCATTAACTTGCGCTGCAGGTATAATGCCTAAAGTATAAGCTTCTTCAAAAAGTGATGGCAGTAGTGAAAAATTCCCATCAGGATGGTGTTCATCAATATATTGAGCCACTCTTTTTTTACAGAAATCATTGGTTAATTTTTCAAATGCAGCAATATCGTTGCAGGATAGTGTATCCATAGGTTACTTTCCTCCAGAAACATATATTGTGTGTAACCTTTTTTTAGTAATATTACCATAGTGAGTTTGTGTTTGTCGACTTTTGTTATAACTCTGGACATTGTAAATATGACATGATGTACTGTATATAGTGGTGCAATTTTAATATGTTAATTTTTAAAACTATCTTTATATGCTGATGGTGTTTTTCCAGTATATTGTTTGAATATTTTATTGAATGTTGATTTTGAATTGAACCCTACGTGGAATGCAACTGATATGATATTTGCATCAGGATGCATAGAAAGGATCTTCTTGGCTTCTTCAACTCTGTATTTATTTACAAAATGATTGAAACGAATATGGCAGTATTCATTTAGAAATTGTGAAAGTTGGTGAGGAGTTATGTTAAGCTTGTTTGATAATATATCAAGATTGATGTCGGGGTCCAAATAAATTTTTTCGTTATTCATTATATCAAGGAGCTTTTGGTGAAGCAATTCCTTATCAATATTAGATAAATAATTTCTTTCATATTTTTTATTTCGGATAGCGTCAGCTATCCTGTGAAAAAGCAGTGGGAATCGTCTGTTTGTCAAAAAAAGAATTATTATAACAGCTATGGTCATATATCCTGCAATCACATAGTACTGATTTTTCTTTGTAATAAGCCATAGCAGTATTGGCAGAGGTGTTGTTATATTAATTGATTCAAGAACTAATGTCAAGTATAACCCTTTACGTATTTTCACATCGTTGAAAACTTTAACACATTGATAGATAAAGTAGAGTTGATACGATACAAATATTACTCCCCCTATAAAAAGAAGGATAGCAAACACATTAATATGTTGTGAATAAATTGATGATACTATATTCGATTGAAGTGAAGCGGGTGAAAAATAAAATGCCAATTCAATACAGAATATGCAGAGTGCTGGTAATATATGGAGGATCAAACGGCCAGATATTACTATGGTATTATTAATAAGTGAATAGTAGTATAAATAATTAAGAGGCCCTATTGCATATACTGATGTTAGATAAAATATGCAA
The sequence above is a segment of the Spirochaetota bacterium genome. Coding sequences within it:
- a CDS encoding acyl-CoA/acyl-ACP dehydrogenase, with protein sequence MDTLSCNDIAAFEKLTNDFCKKRVAQYIDEHHPDGNFSLLPSLFEEAYTLGIIPAAQVNAPGYEYGVWGTYSHASAMGIHNTLTMLKTLATVCASFAFLAHIQGISTHILIHNNVSNNFLFPFLALYTDIFPPYYSTLTHPSSYHSSYSYENNHCILQTLGYGHDPCYAIVCIPHNNTWHICYFETLDSVLLQPHNTHGLRGMMYSARFNSLPTQSFVIDVSRMMFFIACLWLGIAAIALGIATSAYDKTLQYANQRYQRGGIIKHIESVQMLLGTAFAYINTAQKMLFNFDMCDSSSLLHHAAVSKLTVTTLCTQAVTNCLQVFGGYGYMEDFGIEKKFRDCTTLQTIGGSPFFMRQFIAQMEMEE
- a CDS encoding helix-turn-helix transcriptional regulator gives rise to the protein MPFAIIIFGAIFTLLHGIEQVTGRTNRTKVDYLTALVMADVALILYNHAVLGEGILTTHLPCIFYLTSVYAIGPLNYLYYYSLINNTIVISGRLILHILPALCIFCIELAFYFSPASLQSNIVSSIYSQHINVFAILLFIGGVIFVSYQLYFIYQCVKVFNDVKIRKGLYLTLVLESINITTPLPILLWLITKKNQYYVIAGYMTIAVIIILFLTNRRFPLLFHRIADAIRNKKYERNYLSNIDKELLHQKLLDIMNNEKIYLDPDINLDILSNKLNITPHQLSQFLNEYCHIRFNHFVNKYRVEEAKKILSMHPDANIISVAFHVGFNSKSTFNKIFKQYTGKTPSAYKDSFKN
- a CDS encoding acyl-CoA dehydrogenase, yielding MYTVNREADKIGVRYDPQNKRVIIPEILKAPLKKFNEAGFVGIMEEAEVGGMGMPFTIVIACNEVFTAAS
- a CDS encoding sodium:glutamate symporter: MSLLLPFITISILLYVGHYLRLHIPLFQKLYLPSPLIGGIVGLTLYQTLTACSITSFESFFTGLVVLPAFLINIVFACLFLGVKLPSFSTVIKKSIPQLSYGQIVAWGQYMVGLGLFIFIISKMWNLPAMFGAVIEIGFEGGHGTASGLAPTFEAMQWPQGKDFALASATVGIISAVICGIVLINWAHRKGYTHRSLQIENIPEDETIGIIPIDQRPVAGYLSIHTDSLDAMSYHVAIVGIAVAIGYGIKELLVHCALLFFPFLSHSTYTTLITIIKSFPLFPLCMIGGLVVQLFAQHFDKHDTIDIGLVRRIQNVALDILIVSAVTMIQVVIVIQGIVPFLIMVAGGILWNIFCLLVLAKNLLPDSWFERAIAELGQSMGVTATGLMLLRIVDPDYKTPALEAFAYKQLLHEPFMGGGIITSMFIPLLGIGGITMAYKLWVISVMVIICWLFILLLLKKKICHTDV
- a CDS encoding acyl-CoA dehydrogenase, whose translation is MYTNTMLSLRYSKEKLAFFGKLLVDSKYTSLWEYDSMLLNRKVRKLRKKALTFSQLYLRPLALHVDQDPYSFDPQPLIKEATRWGFQTIILPFPLGSAALFPYLKSTTLQVAVIAEEFATECGGLALLLLAHHLGVAPLLLSGHLPTWIKFLLPMYIKGTWCGIPTTMAFAITEPEAGSDVEDSIGAQDARIQVTATPVKGGYLLNGTKVFISDGAIADQVTVFAKIKGEKIDSWTCFLVKKGMKGFSIGRREKKMGQRAADASELIFDNVFVPKGNIVGKLKGGWALNQNVLNYSRPVVAAMALGHARGAFEKALHYCNHNYYMGKKLIEFKQVQYELADMLIKLQSVRMTIWRSCAHFKAVQSLSSIAKVYASDMAVEICQQAMALMGDAGVLHAHSVEKSLRDARLTQIYEGTNQINRYAIIEHQYTTDIKL
- a CDS encoding acetoacetate decarboxylase family protein gives rise to the protein MKTLSREQFFTIPTETFKMTKGTVELPIYYYDYGYAHFIFLVNYTAAKKKLEDTAFLPCTFFGKAITLLNFFEYRDTAIGPYNEVGLSILCYPKNKKQPPLVPIHILQDAKKWKVGAYVINLPVTTQIAYLAGKEVWNYPKFVTRIDFTLLNRYFKGIVYDPDINEPLVTLAGNIGFLSTPKLKNASFISHTTHKGTPLRTLTVVDTRFTIAYGFSGKCSVNAKSNHIMAQNLRDLGMDGKKPIGCMYSPQAQMMLCKGDPLA